In Hamadaea flava, a genomic segment contains:
- a CDS encoding amidohydrolase, with the protein MTSALTLPESSTLTSTWPETLPGADPLPGQLDRWLASRGAELVAVRRHIHAHPELSGHEFETAALVARELAVAGLQPKFLPRGNGVLCDIGTGDRVVALRADLDALPLPDTKDVPYRSQVPGAAHACGHDVHTTVLLGVGLALAQLDQRGELPGRVRLVFQPSEEKFPSGAPEMISAGALKDVAAIYALHCAPQLPVGLIGVRSGPFTAAADTVEVRLTGKGGHTARPHLTADLVHALARVIVDAPALLDRRVDPRAGVSMVFGAVHAGEVANAIPIEGQAKATVRILNKEAWQAAPELITNLIKDVVSATGAGVDVRYTRGVPPVINDRMATAVIAAAAGAALGADRVVEAEISMGGEDFAFYLEQVPGAMIRLGTSTPGSEVKMDIHQSGFDVDERCIGYGVRTMVHTALAALSSFF; encoded by the coding sequence GTGACGAGTGCGCTAACGCTGCCCGAGAGCAGCACGCTGACGTCGACCTGGCCCGAGACTTTGCCTGGGGCCGATCCGCTACCCGGTCAACTCGACCGCTGGCTTGCCTCACGAGGCGCGGAGCTCGTCGCCGTACGCCGTCACATTCACGCGCACCCGGAACTGTCCGGTCACGAGTTCGAGACCGCCGCCCTGGTCGCCCGGGAGCTGGCCGTCGCGGGACTGCAACCGAAGTTCCTGCCGCGTGGCAACGGCGTGCTGTGCGACATCGGCACCGGTGATCGAGTCGTCGCGTTGCGCGCCGACCTCGACGCGCTGCCGCTGCCGGACACCAAGGACGTGCCCTACCGCAGCCAGGTGCCCGGTGCCGCGCACGCCTGCGGCCACGACGTGCACACCACGGTGCTGCTCGGCGTCGGCCTCGCGCTGGCCCAGCTCGACCAGCGCGGCGAGCTGCCCGGCCGGGTCCGGCTGGTGTTCCAGCCGTCTGAGGAGAAGTTCCCGTCCGGCGCGCCGGAGATGATCTCGGCAGGCGCCTTGAAGGACGTCGCCGCGATCTACGCGCTGCACTGCGCGCCCCAACTGCCCGTCGGCCTCATCGGCGTCCGCTCGGGCCCGTTCACCGCCGCCGCCGACACCGTCGAGGTGCGACTGACCGGCAAGGGCGGGCACACCGCCCGGCCGCACCTCACCGCGGACCTGGTGCACGCGCTCGCCCGGGTGATCGTGGACGCGCCGGCCCTGCTGGACCGCCGGGTCGACCCGCGGGCCGGGGTGTCGATGGTCTTCGGCGCGGTGCACGCCGGCGAGGTCGCCAACGCCATCCCGATCGAGGGACAGGCCAAGGCCACCGTGCGCATCCTCAACAAGGAAGCCTGGCAGGCCGCACCGGAGCTGATCACCAACCTGATCAAGGACGTCGTCTCGGCCACGGGTGCGGGCGTCGACGTCCGCTACACCCGCGGCGTGCCGCCGGTCATCAACGACCGCATGGCCACCGCCGTCATCGCGGCCGCCGCCGGCGCCGCGCTCGGCGCCGATCGCGTGGTCGAGGCCGAGATCAGCATGGGGGGTGAGGACTTCGCCTTCTACCTGGAACAGGTGCCGGGCGCGATGATCCGCCTCGGCACCAGCACCCCCGGCAGCGA